The genomic segment CGATGCCGCGCCCGCGCGACCTCTTCATTCAGGGTCTGGTCCTGGGCCTGGTGGCCTGGGGCCTCTTCCTCCTCCTCGCCGAGGCCCGGTCCCGCATGGCCGCCCAGGGCATCCCCTTCAGCTTCGCCTTCCTCTCCCAGGAGGCGGGCTTTAGCCTGAGCGAGGGGCTGACCTACGCCCCCGGGGAGGGACTGCGCCCCTTTTACCCCTCAGACACCTATTTCCAGGCCCTCTTGGCCGGCTTTATCAACACGCTGAAGGTGGCCCTGGTGGGTATCCTCCTGGCCACCTTCCTCGGCCTCCTTGTGGCCGCGGGCCGCCTCTCCGCGAACCCCCTGGCCCGGGGCCTGGCCGCGGGCTACGTGGAGTCCATCCGGAACACCCCCCTGCTCCTGCAGCTTTTCGTCTGGTACTTTGCGGTGCTCCTCAAACTTCCCCCTTGGGAGCAAGCTCTTTCCTGGGCCGGGATCGTTCTTTCCCAACGGGGGCTCGTCCTGCCCGAGTTGGGTTTTGGGAGCGGAGCCTGGGGTCTCGGCCGGTCGTGTCAAGAGTTATG from the Thermus thermamylovorans genome contains:
- a CDS encoding ABC transporter permease subunit (The N-terminal region of this protein, as described by TIGR01726, is a three transmembrane segment that identifies a subfamily of ABC transporter permease subunits, which specificities that include histidine, arginine, glutamine, glutamate, L-cystine (sic), the opines (in Agrobacterium) octopine and nopaline, etc.): MPRPRDLFIQGLVLGLVAWGLFLLLAEARSRMAAQGIPFSFAFLSQEAGFSLSEGLTYAPGEGLRPFYPSDTYFQALLAGFINTLKVALVGILLATFLGLLVAAGRLSANPLARGLAAGYVESIRNTPLLLQLFVWYFAVLLKLPPWEQALSWAGIVLSQRGLVLPELGFGSGAWGLGRSCQEL